A genome region from Nocardia sp. NBC_01730 includes the following:
- a CDS encoding NAD(P)-dependent oxidoreductase: MTGFDPAEDARLSLIAAGGNAAMSAPAAVTGAAFVVLMLPNSAVVEAILGDAAVLDALRPGSIVVDMSSSEPLSTQRLTYALAKRRITLIDAPVSGGVDGAESGTLTIMAGGTATAVARISTLLAPLGQLHHVGNTGAGHALKAINNLLAAVHLLASAEGIAAGRRFGLDPDLMVMMINISSGRSASTEVKFPRYILPETYDSGFGMALMLKDMRIATSLADALGVSTPLGERAVELWTEADTALGPGADQTEIARWVLRDENISTRPHAR, translated from the coding sequence GTGACCGGATTCGATCCCGCTGAAGATGCCCGGCTGTCGCTCATCGCCGCAGGCGGTAATGCGGCGATGAGCGCACCGGCGGCCGTGACAGGCGCGGCGTTCGTTGTCTTGATGCTGCCGAATTCCGCAGTTGTCGAGGCGATATTGGGCGACGCAGCCGTGCTCGACGCCCTGCGCCCCGGCTCGATCGTCGTCGACATGAGTTCTTCCGAGCCGCTCTCGACGCAGCGGCTGACCTACGCGCTTGCCAAACGGCGGATCACGCTGATCGACGCGCCCGTATCCGGCGGGGTCGACGGCGCCGAGTCGGGGACGCTCACGATCATGGCCGGCGGCACCGCGACCGCCGTGGCAAGGATCAGCACTTTGCTGGCGCCACTCGGCCAACTGCACCATGTGGGCAATACCGGCGCCGGGCATGCGTTGAAAGCAATCAACAATCTGCTCGCCGCAGTGCATCTACTCGCGAGTGCGGAGGGAATCGCGGCCGGACGACGTTTCGGTCTCGACCCGGACCTTATGGTAATGATGATCAATATCTCGAGCGGCAGGAGCGCCTCGACCGAAGTCAAATTTCCGCGCTATATCCTGCCGGAGACGTACGATTCCGGCTTCGGTATGGCACTGATGCTCAAGGATATGCGTATCGCCACCAGTCTGGCCGACGCGCTCGGCGTCAGCACACCGCTCGGCGAACGCGCCGTCGAACTCTGGACCGAAGCCGACACCGCGCTCGGGCCTGGCGCGGACCAGACCGAGATCGCGCGCTGGGTCTTGCGCGACGAGAATATTTCCACCCGGCCGCACGCACGATGA
- a CDS encoding carboxymuconolactone decarboxylase family protein: MLPSPDDTTRRQLYEAGLQVRAAVVGEEYVTRVLADTTEFSRPMQELVTEYCWGAVWTRPGLSPRTRSMITLAMLTALNRPTEFGTHVRGALANGVSPGAIQEVLLHTAVYAGVPAAVESFRIAGQILAERSDD; the protein is encoded by the coding sequence ATGCTGCCCTCACCTGACGATACGACTCGCCGCCAGCTCTATGAGGCAGGCCTGCAGGTCAGGGCAGCGGTCGTCGGTGAGGAATACGTGACCCGGGTGCTCGCCGATACGACGGAATTTTCCCGTCCCATGCAGGAGCTGGTCACCGAGTACTGCTGGGGCGCTGTGTGGACTCGACCGGGATTGTCGCCGCGCACCCGCTCCATGATCACCCTCGCGATGCTCACGGCGCTCAACCGGCCCACCGAATTCGGCACCCATGTCCGTGGTGCCCTCGCCAACGGAGTTTCTCCGGGCGCAATCCAGGAGGTGCTGCTCCACACCGCCGTCTATGCCGGTGTGCCCGCGGCAGTCGAATCGTTCCGGATCGCCGGCCAGATTCTGGCGGAACGCTCCGATGACTGA
- a CDS encoding methylmalonyl-CoA mutase family protein, whose protein sequence is MNDPVQTSSGIPLEPVYGPADRGADPPAPGGFPFTRGNFATGYRGRLWTFRQYSGFGTAEESNRRYRYLLSQGGTGLSVALDLPTQCGYDSDDPEVTEEVGRVGVAVDTLADAEVLFDEIPLDKISTSFTINGTAAILLAFYVAAAEKKGVPREKLTGTIQNDILKEYASRGTWIWPPEPSLRLIADTIEFCAAEVPKFNAISVAGAHFRDAGATAVQEMSFTLADGVTYCDTVVERGRMTIDQFAPQISFFFYTHGDFFEEIAKYRAGRRRWATIVRERYGSTADKASMFRFGCVAGGASLYAPQAQNNLVRVAYEAMASVLGGVQSMFTAAWDEPFALPSEESATLALRTQQILAYETGVTRVADPLGGSYFVEALTDATEARIIEIMDDLDRHGGMVRAIEDGYLQGLIADEAYQLHKDVEAGTRPVVGVNKFVSEEPAPEIVTYELDAEGRDLQLQRLRRVKAERDCAAVDASLAALSKAAEGDENLMHYLIDCANAYCTVGEMTAALKDVWGEFQQPVVF, encoded by the coding sequence ATGAACGACCCAGTACAGACCTCGTCCGGTATACCGCTCGAGCCGGTCTACGGACCGGCGGACCGAGGCGCCGATCCGCCGGCGCCCGGCGGCTTCCCATTCACTCGCGGCAATTTCGCCACCGGCTACCGGGGGCGACTGTGGACGTTTCGCCAGTACTCCGGATTCGGTACCGCCGAGGAGTCCAACCGCCGCTATCGCTACCTCCTGAGTCAGGGCGGCACCGGCCTGTCGGTCGCGCTTGATCTACCGACACAATGCGGCTACGACTCCGACGATCCGGAAGTGACCGAAGAGGTCGGCCGAGTCGGGGTGGCCGTGGACACCCTCGCCGACGCCGAGGTGCTGTTCGATGAGATACCACTGGACAAGATCAGCACCAGCTTCACGATCAACGGCACGGCCGCGATCCTGTTGGCGTTCTATGTGGCAGCCGCCGAGAAGAAGGGCGTGCCGCGCGAAAAGCTCACGGGCACAATTCAGAACGACATACTCAAGGAGTACGCGTCGCGCGGTACCTGGATCTGGCCGCCGGAGCCGTCGCTGCGGCTGATCGCCGATACCATCGAGTTCTGCGCGGCCGAGGTGCCGAAATTCAACGCGATATCGGTCGCGGGCGCACACTTCCGCGACGCGGGTGCCACTGCGGTGCAGGAGATGTCGTTCACGCTCGCGGATGGGGTGACCTACTGCGACACCGTGGTGGAGCGGGGGCGAATGACCATAGATCAGTTCGCTCCGCAGATCTCCTTCTTCTTTTACACCCATGGCGACTTCTTCGAGGAGATTGCCAAGTACCGCGCGGGGCGCCGACGTTGGGCGACCATCGTGAGGGAGCGGTACGGGTCGACCGCCGACAAGGCGTCGATGTTCCGCTTCGGCTGTGTCGCGGGCGGTGCCTCCTTGTACGCGCCACAGGCACAGAACAATCTGGTCAGAGTGGCCTACGAAGCGATGGCATCGGTTCTCGGTGGGGTGCAGTCGATGTTCACCGCGGCGTGGGATGAACCGTTTGCCCTGCCCAGCGAGGAGTCGGCGACTTTGGCGCTGCGTACTCAGCAGATCCTCGCCTATGAAACCGGCGTCACCCGTGTCGCGGACCCACTCGGCGGTTCCTACTTCGTGGAGGCGCTCACCGATGCCACCGAGGCGCGAATCATCGAGATCATGGACGACCTCGATCGCCACGGCGGCATGGTTCGCGCAATCGAGGACGGTTACCTGCAAGGCCTGATCGCGGACGAGGCCTACCAACTGCACAAGGACGTCGAGGCGGGCACGCGCCCTGTTGTGGGCGTCAACAAGTTCGTCTCCGAAGAGCCCGCGCCCGAGATCGTGACCTACGAATTGGACGCCGAAGGACGTGATCTGCAGCTGCAGCGGCTTCGACGGGTCAAGGCCGAACGGGATTGTGCGGCCGTCGATGCCAGCCTTGCGGCTTTGTCCAAGGCTGCGGAAGGAGACGAGAATTTGATGCACTATCTGATCGATTGCGCCAACGCCTATTGCACCGTGGGGGAGATGACCGCTGCACTCAAAGACGTCTGGGGCGAGTTCCAGCAGCCGGTGGTGTTCTGA
- a CDS encoding cobalamin-dependent protein (Presence of a B(12) (cobalamin)-binding domain implies dependence on cobalamin itself, in one of its several forms, or in some unusual lineages, dependence on a cobalamin-like analog.) yields MATRVLVAKPGLDGHDRGAKIVARALRDAGFEVVYTGIRQRIEDIVSIALQEDVAVVGLSILSGAHVALTARVVEALRAADAADIAVIVGGTIPQTDVARLLEVGAAAVFPTGTSLEVLVTDIRALTSTQSPA; encoded by the coding sequence ATGGCAACTCGGGTTCTGGTCGCGAAACCCGGCCTCGACGGCCATGACCGGGGGGCCAAGATTGTCGCCCGCGCGTTGCGTGACGCCGGTTTCGAAGTCGTCTACACCGGGATTCGCCAGCGCATCGAGGACATCGTGTCGATCGCGCTGCAGGAGGATGTCGCCGTGGTCGGGCTGAGCATCCTCTCGGGCGCGCACGTGGCTCTGACCGCCCGGGTCGTCGAGGCCCTGCGGGCTGCCGATGCGGCCGATATCGCCGTGATCGTCGGCGGCACGATCCCGCAGACAGATGTCGCGCGGTTGCTGGAAGTCGGCGCCGCGGCGGTGTTCCCGACTGGCACCTCACTGGAGGTTCTTGTCACCGACATCCGGGCGCTCACCAGTACACAGTCGCCAGCGTGA
- a CDS encoding LLM class F420-dependent oxidoreductase — MRIGVMIGPEKGDAARKLTRMLDDIEWAESAGLDTAWIPQIPTDFDALITIALMGSRTTRIELGTAVVPLQAQHPIALARQALSAQAAAGGRLALGVGPSHHWIVRGMLGLPYEKPAGYTRDYLDVLNVALRGPGQVDVENTTFTVHNPLDLGPVAPVPVLIAALGPVMLRIAGEHADGTILWMADERAVGAHVVPRITKAAAEAGRPAPRVVAGLPVCLCKPSEVDEARSRANRILGEAEISPNYQRLLEAGDAQDIGDICIAGDERAIAAGLRRFADAGATDLSVRLLPIGDNRDELVASKRRTREMIADLAKELR, encoded by the coding sequence GTGCGTATCGGAGTGATGATCGGGCCGGAAAAAGGGGATGCCGCGCGAAAGCTCACCCGGATGTTGGACGACATCGAGTGGGCGGAATCGGCGGGGTTGGACACCGCGTGGATTCCGCAGATTCCTACCGATTTCGACGCGCTGATCACCATCGCGCTGATGGGGTCGAGGACCACGCGGATCGAGTTGGGGACCGCCGTGGTGCCGCTGCAGGCGCAGCATCCGATTGCCCTTGCACGGCAAGCGCTTTCGGCACAGGCCGCAGCTGGCGGACGACTGGCGCTCGGCGTCGGTCCATCGCATCACTGGATTGTCCGGGGCATGCTCGGATTGCCCTATGAGAAGCCCGCGGGATACACGAGGGACTATCTCGACGTGCTGAACGTCGCGCTGCGGGGACCCGGCCAGGTCGACGTTGAGAACACGACGTTCACGGTGCACAATCCGCTCGACCTCGGACCCGTCGCACCCGTGCCGGTGCTGATCGCCGCACTCGGGCCGGTCATGCTGCGGATCGCAGGCGAGCACGCCGACGGGACAATTCTGTGGATGGCCGACGAACGTGCAGTCGGCGCACACGTCGTCCCCCGCATCACCAAGGCAGCAGCCGAGGCCGGTCGACCGGCACCGCGGGTGGTTGCCGGTCTACCGGTATGTCTGTGTAAACCTTCCGAGGTCGATGAGGCCAGGTCCCGGGCGAACCGAATCCTGGGGGAAGCCGAAATCTCGCCAAATTATCAGCGACTCCTGGAAGCCGGCGACGCCCAGGACATCGGCGATATCTGCATCGCGGGTGACGAGCGGGCCATTGCCGCCGGACTTCGGCGATTCGCCGATGCCGGAGCTACCGATCTCTCGGTGCGGCTGCTGCCGATCGGTGACAACCGCGACGAACTGGTCGCCTCCAAGCGCCGGACCCGGGAGATGATCGCCGACCTGGCGAAGGAACTGCGGTGA